AGCACCATGATGATGGCGAACAGCACCCAGGCGATCGCCGAGGCGTAGCCCATGTCGAACTTCTTGAAGGCTTCCTCGTAGATGTAGAGAGGCAGGAGATAGGTCGATTTCAGCGGCCCGCCCTGGGTGATGACGTAGGGGCCGTTGAACTCCTGGAACGCCTGCACCATCTGCATGATCAGGTTGAAGAAGATGACCGGCGTGATGAGCGGCAGCGTGATATAGACGAAGGTATGCCACTTGCCAGCCCCGTCGATCGCCGCCGCCTCATAGAGCGTCTTGTCGATGCTTTGCAGCGCGGCGAGGAAGATGACCATGGCCGAGCCGAACTGCCACAGGCGCAGCAGCGTGATGGTGAAGAGCGCATTGTCGGGATCGCCGAACCAGTTGACCGGCTCGCCGCCAAGCGCCGTGATGACCATGTTCACCAGGCCGGAATCGGCGAAGATGTAGCGCCACAGCACCGCAACCGCGATGGATCCGCCGAGGATCGACGGCACGTAATAGGCCGTCCGGAAGAAATTGATGAATTTCAGCCGATAGTTCAGGATATACGCGATGAACAGCGCGAAGACGAGCTTCAGCGGCACCGTCAGGAGCACGTAGAGAAGCGTGACCCTCAGGGATTTCTTGAAGGTCCGGTCGCGGGTGAACAGTTCCGTGTAGTTGTCGAGGCCCGACCAGCGCGGCTTGCTCAGCAAATTGTAGTCGGTAAAGCTCAGATAAAAGGACGCGATGAACGGGATCGCGGTAAAGATCAGCAGCCCGGCAATGTAAGGCGCCACATAGGCAAGGCCGAGATATCTGCTGTCGCCGCCCATCAGCCGGCCCTTTTCAACGCTTCCGGAAGGAACTCGGCCGTAGCCGCCACCATCTGGCCGAACAGGTCTTGAGCCTTGTCGGGGCCGAGGGGAGCGACCAGCGGGTCGCCGAGGAACAGCGGGAACAGATCGTCCCGCCGGCCCTCGAGAACCGCCGCGACCAGTGCGGTCTGGCGCTCGGCATGCGGCTTGACGATGAGTTCCAGCGCCTCGGGCAGCCGGCCCGAATGCAGCGGCTGGATGCCGCCGGCGGAAAACCGTGCATTGGTCTCCACCACGATGCCCTCGGCAAATCCGGAAAGCTGGCCGCGATTGGGCAGGTTGACGTTGGTCACATGCGGCGCGCCGCCGGCCAGCGCCTTGATCTCCGCCACCAGCGCTTCCTCGGAAACGTCGAGCGGCGGCAAGGGCGCGCCGGCATCGAGTTCCGCCGCCACGCGCCGCTTTTCGTCCCGCTCGCGCATGCGGTAGTCCACGGGCGTCAGCCCGAAGCCGAACTCTTCGTTGCGATCGAGATACCAGGTCTGGGGCACGAACTCGGCCAGGTGCCGGTCCCCTGCCGCCGCGGCAATGCCGAACCGCGAGGCAAGGTCGAACTTGACCATGTTGTGGTCCAGGAAGCAGCGCTCCTGCTCGTTGTCGGGATCGATCGGCGTCGCGCGCCAGCCGGACGCGCGATGGGTCCGGGCGAAATCCAGATAATCCTGCAACATGTCGACACCGCCGACCACGGCGCGGTCGACGAAGGTGAAATGGTTGATGCCAAGCACGTTCACCTCGACATCGCGGAAGCTGTAGCTGACGCTGCCCGCCTTGCGGTTGGCGAGCCATGCCACGATGTGCCGCAGCTTGGTCACCTCGTGGCACTCGCCCCACGCCTTGATGCCCGGGAAAACGGCGTAGAGCGTCCCCGTCAGCGCCGACATCGGATTTGTAAGGTTGCAGACATAGGCATCCGGGCAGCATGCCCTGATCGATTGCGCTATCTCCGCCAGCATGGGAATGGACCGCATGGCGCGCACGAAGCCGCCCGGCCCGACCGTGTCGCCGACCGACTGGCGGATGCCGTAGCGTTCCGGCAGGGCGATGTCGGAGGCCATCGTCTCCAAAGTGCCCGGCAGGATCGAGATGACGACCACATCGGCACCGTCGAGCGCATCCTCGATGCGCTCATGCGCCGTATAGCGGGCCGGCTTGCCCCTGCCGGCCTCCGCGATGCGCCGCCCGAGACGGGCGTTGCGCTCGGCGGCGGCGAAATCGATGTCGTAGAGGCGCATGTCGACGACCAGCGTGCCGTCCTGGGCGATGTCGCCCATCAGTTTGGTCGCCCAGTTGAGCGAGCCTCCGCCGATATACGCTACCGCAAGGCTCTTTTGATCTTCAAAATCATGCATGTCGATATAGCGGACGATGCCGTGATCTGGAGCGGAGTGCCCAGATCGGGTGCCCGGCGTCGTCGGATCCTCCCAGAATGACGTGGTTTTCGCGCTTGCCGCGATGTATGGAGACAGTATTCTGTCTCACGCGTCCATTTGAAATTGACGAATCTGGAAAAAGGGATGGAGAAAACTGAAGGTGGCGTTCTGGCCGGCATCCCGGAGAACGCCCTGAAGCTCAACCTGACGCGCTCCGCCATCAAGATGCAGCACCCGCGGACATGGCGCGTCGACAAGTCGAACACCGTTCACGACCTCATCGTGTGCCTGAGCGGCAGCGGCAGCTATGTCGTCGACGACAGCGCCTACACGCTGACGCCGGGCGACGCCATGCTGATACCGGCTGGCAGCCATTTCGTCGGCTGGCATGCTTCCGGCGAGGCCTATACGGGCGTGGCGCAGCACTTCACGCTCGACGTCTTCGGCAGGCACGACCTCATCTCGCAGATGCACATCGAGCGGATCGTGCGCTTTTCGCGCTGGCCGCTGCTGGAACCGGTGATCCGCTACTATCACGACATCGCCCCGGCATCCTCGACGACGCTCCTGCAGCACCATCTCTTCATGTTCATCCTGATCGAATTCCTGGAGGATGCCTTCATCGCCTGGAACACGCCGCCGGTGGGCGCCGTGAGCACCGCCGACGGCATCTCGCTCAGCATCATGCTGGCCGCCGCCCGGATAACGGCCGAGCCGCTCGACGAGGGGATCTGCGAGCGCGTCGTCGCCGAGGCGCCCTACAACCCCGAATATTTCAAGCGGGAGTTCCGCCGCCAGATCGGCTGGACGCCGAGAAAGTTCCAGGAGTTCAAAAGGATGGAGCGGGCCATGAACATACTCGCCAGCGGCAACACGGTCAGCGACACCGCCGCCCTCGTCGGCTATTCCGACGTCTACTACTTCTCGCGCATGTTCAAGCGCCACATCGGCACCAGCCCGGTCGGCTACAAGCTTGCCGTCCAGGAAAACCAGAACGGCCGGTTCCCGCGCGGGGAGGAGGACGGCCAGGTCATGTACCCGCTGGTGCAACGGCTGGAATAACAGTTCCAAGAGAAGCGGAAACGGCTTCCGTCCGCGACTACGTTGAATGAGACACCGGGTCGTTTCGCCGCTTCGGACAAAACGATCCGAGCATGACTATCCCGCGACACCCGCCGCGCATTTGCGCGCGCCCTCGTCGGCCAGCGCGGCATAGGCCTCCTTCAGCGGCCCCGCAAAGCGCGCATCGGCGGCGAGCCCGGCCGGGAACACCTCGCGCACGGAGAGCAGGGCTTCGACCTTCGCGTCGGCGCCGTCGGCGCTCTCGCTCAACTGCCTGAGCCGGTCGGCCAGCGGATCGCGCACGTCGATCGCCGCGCCCTTCTCGTCGATACCGCCGACATAGCGCATCCAGCCGGCGACCGCGAGAATGAGGCCGTCGCATGGACGGCCGGCCTCGATATTGTCGCTTATCGTTCCCAGAATGCGCTGCGGCAGCTTCTGCGAACCGTCCATGGCGATCTGCCAGGTGCGGTGGCGGATTGCCGGATTGGCGTAGCGATCGAAAAGCGCCTGCGCATAGGCTGCAAGGTCCACCCCTTCCGGCGGCGTCAGCGACGGGATGATCTCCCTGGCCCACAGGTGCCGGACAAAACCGGCGAAGACGGGATCGGCCACCGTGTCGGCAATGGTCTCGTGGCCCGCCAGATAGCCGAGATAGGCCAGCGCGGAATGCGTTCCGTTGAGGCAGCGCAGCTTCATGTGCTCGAAGGGTGCGACTTCCTTCACGATCTCGACGCCGACAGCCTCCAGGTCCGGCCGGTCGCCATCGACGAAATCGTCCTCGACGACCCATTGCCGGAAGGGCTCGTGCATGACCGGAGAAAGGTCGAGGACGCCCGTCTCGCTCGCCAGTCGCTCGATATCCTCTTCCTTCGTCGCCGGCACGATGCGGTCGACCATGGTCGAGGGGAACGCCCCCTCCTCCGCGATCCAGCGCTCGAGCGCCGGGTCGATGAGCCCGGCAAGTTCCAGCACCACGCCGCGCACCATCCTGCCATTGTCCGGAAGGTTGTCGCAGCAAAGCACGGTGAACGGCCTCAGCCCCGCCTGCCGGCGCCGCGCCAGAGCGCGCACGAGGAAACCCGGCGCCGACCGGGGGCTCTCAGGGTTCTCCAGATCGTTGACGATGTCCGGGTGGCTGCGGTTCAACGCGCCGGTGGAGGGCTCATGGCAATAGCCCTTCTCCGTAACCGTCAGCGACACGATGCGGATCGACGCGTCGCTCATGGCGTTCAGCACCGCCTGGGGATCTTCCCTGGCGACCAGGACATCGCGCACGATTTCGACCACCCGGCGCGACTGCCCTTCCGGGCCGAGCTCCACCGCCGTATAGGCAAAGCCCTGCGGCGCCAGCGCGTCGCGCTGGGCGGGGCGCACGAGGCTCACGCCGACAATGCCCCAGTCGCCGCCCGAATGCCGCATCGCCTCTTCGACATAGAGCGCGCCGTGGGCCCGGAAGAAGGCGCCGAGGCCCAGATGCACGATGCCAGGACGGGGACGGTTTTCCAGCGGGCGCGAAAGGCGCGGCAGATCAGCGGGCAAGCCAGCCTCCATCGACATTGAGGATCGCGCCATGCACGTATTTGGCGGCGGGCGAGGCCAGGTAGACGGCCGTGCCGCCGATATCGTCGGGCTCGCCCCAGCGGCCGGCGGGAATGCGGTCGAGGATGGCCTGCGCCCGGCCGGGATCGTTACGCAGGGCCTCGGTGTTGTTGGTGGCGATATAGCCGGGCGCAATGGCGTTCACATTGATGCCCTTGGCCGCCCACTCATTGGCCAGCAGCCGCGTGAGACCCGCCACGCCATGTTTGGACGCCGTATAGGCCGGCACGCGAATACCACCCTGAAACGAGAGCAGCGAGGCGACATTGACGATGGCGCCGCCCGCCCCGCGCGCGAACGCCGCCCTGGCGAAAGCCTGGCACATGAAGAACACCGCCTTCAGGTTGACGTCCATGACGTCGTCCCAATCGGCCTCTGTATAGTCGACCGCATCGGCGCGGCGGATGATGCCGGCATTGTTCACCAGGATGTCGACCGGCCCTTCCTGCTCGAATATCCGTCCCCCGCCATCGAGTCGGAAAGATCCAGATGCAGGCTGCGCGCCTTGCCGCCGCCCTTCTCGATCTCGGCCACCGTGCCCTCGCACGAAGAACGCCCGGCGCAGATCACCTCGGCGCCGGCCTCGGCCATACAGCGCGCAATCGAGCGGCCGATGCCCGTATTGGCTCCGGTCACCAGCGCCGTCCTGCCGTCGAGCGAGAAAATCCGCATCAGCGCATGTCTCCCATGCCCACCATCTCGACGTCCTTGTAGTTCACATTGTCGCCGGCCATCGCCCAGATAAAGGCGTAGGAAGCCGTTCCGGCACCGGAATGGATCGACCAGGGCGGCGAGATCGCGCCCTCCTCGTTGCGCACGATCATATGCCGCGTCTCGGTCGGCTCGCCCATCAGATGAACGGCCATCTGGTCCTCCGGCAGGTCGACATAGAGATAGGCTTCCATGCGCCTGTCATGCACATGGGCCGGCATCGTGTTCCAGACGGAGCCGTTGTGGAGCTTCGTCATGCCGACCACGAGCTGGCAGGATTCCATCACTTCGGGATGCACGAACTGGTGGATCGTGCGCTCGTTGGAGGTGGCCTGCGAGCCGAGGTCGATGCGCGCCGCCTCGTCGATCCTGATGAGGCGCGAGGGAAGGGTCTTGTGAGCCGGCGCCGACAGGATGTAGAAGCGCCCGCCGCCCGAGAAGGTGACGGGTCCCGACCCCATGCCCAGGTAAAGCATGTCGCCCTTGGCCATGGCGTAGTCCGAGCCCGCCCGCACGATGCCTTCGCCGCCGATATTGACCACGACCATCTCCCGCCGGGCCAGGATGGTGTCGGTGCCGCATTGCGGCACCTCGTCAAGCACGAGGTCCTTGCCGGCCGGCACCGCGCCGCCGACGATCATGCGGTCGTAATGGGTATAGATCAGCTTGATTTCGCCGTCGGCGAAGATGCCGCCCACATGGAAATTCCGGCGCAGCGCTTCGGTATCGAAGCCGCGCGCGGTCGCGGGGTCGATGGCATGACGGGTCTCGACGGAAAGCATGTTCTTCTCCTCGTGATTCATTACAGAAAGTCGTCGCGGCGGGGGGTGAAGCTGTCGACCAGCACGCCCGGCTCCAGCGCCCGGCAACCATGTTCGGCGCCGGAGGGAACGACGAAGGAATCGCCCGGTCCCACCTCGAAGGTCTCGCCGGCGATGGTGAACTCGAAACGGCCGGCCTGCACATAGGTCGCCTGCACATGCGGATGGCTGTGCAGCGCGCCGACGCCGCCCTCCGCGAACGCGAATTCCACCACCATCAGTTCCGGACTGTCGGACAGCACCCGGCGCGTGACGTTGCCGCCGGCGTCGGTGGCGGGAAACGCCCGCAAATATGCATTCGTCATTTTCGTCTCCGTTAGCGGAAAAGCTGCGGCAGCCACAACGACAGCGCCGGCACATAGGTGACCAGCAGCAAGGTCGCGATCGCGGCCAGGTAGAATGGCCAGATCGTGCGCACCACCTGCCAGACCGGGATCTGGCCGACCGCACACCCTACGAACAGCACCGCGCCGACCGGCGGCGTGCACAGGCCGATGCCCAGATTGAGGATCATGATGATGCCGAAATGGACCGGATCGACGCCGAACGCCATGGCCACGGGCAGGAAGATCGGCGTGGTGATGACGATCAGCGGCGACATGTCCATGAACGTGCCCAGTATCAGCAGCACGATATTGATCATCAGGAGGATGATCAGCGGATTTTCCGACACGCCCTGCAGGAATGCCACCAGCGAGGCAGGCACGCGCAGGAAGGCGAGCAGCCAGCCGAACGCCGCCGCGCAGCCGATGACCAGCAGCACCATCGCGGTGGTGCGCACGGCGGCGAACGTCGCCTCGACGAAAGCCGCCCAGGAGAGCGAGCGGTAGGCGAGCACCGTCACCAGCAGCGCATAGACGACCGCGACGCAGGAGCTTTCCGAAGCGGTGAAGACGCCCGAGCGCACGCCGCCGAAAATGATGGCGATGAGGATGAGCCCCGGCACCGCCGAAACGAACAGCGAGCCCATGATGCGGAAGCCGGGGAACGGGTCGGTGGGATAGTCCCGGCGCTTGGCGACGAACCAGGCCGCGATCATCAGCGACAGCGCCAGGATCAGCCCCGGTATGATGCCCGCGGTGAAGAGATCGGCGATCGAGATGCGCCCGCCGCCGGAAATCGAGTAGATGATCAGATTGTGCGAAGGCGGCAGCATCAGCGCAATGATCGACGAGACGACGGTGACGTTGACCGCATAGTCGACGTCGTAGCCCTTGTCCTTCATCTGCGGGATCATCAGGCCGCCGATGGCCGAGGCATCCGCCGCGGCGGAGCCGGAAACGCCGCCGAACAGCACGGAAGCGACGATGTTGACCTGGCCGAGGCCGCCTCGGAAGCTGCCGACCCAGGAGCCGGCCAGCGCCACCAGCCGGCGGGCGATGTCGCCGCGCACCATCAGCACGCCGGCATAGATGAAGAAGGGAATGGCCATCAGCGCGAAGACCGAGACGCCCGAATTCAGGCGCTGGAACACGATCAGCGGCGGCATGCCCATATAGAGCGCGGTCGCAAGGGAGGAGACGCCCAGGCAGAAGGCGACCGGCGTTCCGATAAGCAGCAGGAACACGAATGTCCCGAAGAGAATATAGATTTCCACGGGCCCTAATCCTTTGGCAGTTCGGTTTCGCCAAAATGCGCGGTGGGAAGACCGGCCATGCGCCGGGCAATGCGTTCAGTCGAGAAGACGACGATCAGAACGCCGCCGCACGACAGCGCGATCAGCGACACGCCGTCCGGCAGGCCGAGGGAGGGCATGGTGGAGTCCCATGTCTTCATCGCAAGGTCCGCCCCATACCAGGCCATGCCGAAGCCGAAGCCGGCGACCACGAGGTCCGAAACCGTCCGCAGCACCGACTTCGCCTTCAGGGGGATGACGTAGAGCAGAACGTCGAAGCTCAGATGATATCCCTCGCGGATGCCAACGGCGGCGCCGAGAAAGATGAACCAGCCCATCAGCAGCAGCGATGCCGGTTCGGTCCAGGTGGGGCTGTTGTTGAGCACGAAACGCCCGAATACCTGCCAGGCGATGAAGGCGGTCATCAGCACCAGGCCCGTCGCCGATATCCAAAGCGAGATTCGCGAGACGACGCCCAGCACGCGCGCCACTTTCAACATTCTTGCCTGCAAGATGCCGCTCCTGAGAAACCGGTCGGAAGACCGTGGCGCGAAGTCCGCGCCACGGTCCGGGTCAGATCACGATCTGAAGATTATTCGACGGCGCGGATGCGCTCGACGAGATCCTTCAGCTTTTCGCTGGTGACATGCTTTTCATAGACCGGTTCCATGGCTTCGATGAAGGGCGTCTTGTCGATGTCGGAGATGATCTCGACGCCCGCCTCGCGGACCTTGGCTTCCGATGCGGCCTCGCGCTCGGCCCAGAGCTTGCGCATGTAGGGCACCGATTCCTTCGCCGCCTGGCGCAGGATTTCCTGATCTTCCGGCGACAGCTTGTCCCAGCTCGTCTTCGAGATGACGAGCACCTCCGGCACGATCAGGTGCTCATCGAGCGTGTAGTAGCCGGCGACCTCGTAATGGCCCGAGGATTCGAAGGACGGCCAGTTGTTTTCCGCGCCGTCGATGACGCCGGTCTGGATCGAGGAATAGACCTCGCCATAGGGCATCGGCGTGGCGTTGGCCCCCAGCGCGTCGACCATGTCGACGAACAGATCCGACTGCATGACGCGGAACTTCATTCCGGCCAGGTCTTCCTTCGAGGTGATCGGCTTCTTGGAGTTGTAGAAGGAGCGTGCGCCGCCATCATAGAAGGCAAGGCCGATAAGGCCGTGCTCCTCGAAGGCGTCGAGGATGTCCTGGCCGATCTCGCCGTCCATCACCTTGTGCATGTGCTCCACCGAGCGGAAGATATAGGGCAGCGAGGGGACGCGGGTTTCCTCGATCAGATTGTTGAAGGGGCCCAAGCTTACGCGGTTCATGTCGATCACGCCGAAGCGCGTCTGCTCGATCGTGTCCTTTTCCTCGCCGAGCTGGGCCGAGTGGAACACCTCGATGCCGATGCGGCCATCGGTGCGTTCCTCGACGAGCTTGCCCATATATTTGACCGCCTCGACGGTCGGATAGCCATCCGGATGCGTGTCCGAGGACCGCAGCACGAGATCGGCGGCATGGGCCGAGATCGATAGAACGGCGAGTGCCGCGCCGGAGATCAGGGCTTTTTTAAGCGTTTTCAAACCAACCATTATTTCCTCCCTGGTTGTGGCTTCATAGCCGGTAAGCCTGCTTGGCAAGCCTGTAAGCGAGGTCGTGGGCGACCTCCCCTGCCTCTTCCAGGCCGAGCCGCCCTTCGGCGACCAGCGTGGCGAGGTAAGCACAGTCGACCCGCCGGGCCACGTCGTGGCGGGCGGGTATCGAACAAAAGGCGCGTGTGTCGTCGTTGAAACCGACAGTATTGTAGAAGCCCGCGGTTTCGGTGGTCATCTCGCGGTAGCGGCGCATGCCCTCCGGACTGTCGAAGAACCACCAGGCAGGGCCGAGCTTCAGGGCCGGATAGACGCCGGCCAGCGGCGCCAGCTCGCGCGCATAGGAAGTCTCGTCCAGCGTGAAGACGATGATCGTCAGACCCGGCTCCGTGCCCACCGCGTCCAGCAACGGCTTGAGCGCGCGCACGTAGTCCGTGCGGGTGGGAATGTCGAAGCCCTTGTCGCGGCCATGGCGCACCATCATGCCGGTCGAGTGGTTGCGGAAGGCGCCGGGATGTATCTGCATGACCAGCCCGTCCTCCAGGCTCATCCGCGCCATCTCCGTCAGCATATGCCCGCGAAAGGCATCCGCCTCCTCCGGGGTGCATTCGCCGACAAGCGCCTTGGCGAACAACCGCGCCGCCTCCTGCGCGGAAAGGTTTTCGGTGCGCGCCGTCGCATGGCCGTGATCGGTGCTGGTCGCGCCATACTCCTTGAAGAAGGCGCGGCGTCTGCGATGGGCTTCCAGATAGCCCTCCCAGCTTTCCGTGTCGCACCCGGTCAATTCGCCGAAACGGACGACATTGGCGGCAAATCCCTCGAATTCGGGATCGACGACGGCGTCCGGCCTGTAGGCCGTCACCACCTTCCCGCTCCAGCCGGACTGCCGGATCATGTGGTGCCAGCGCAGGTCGTCGAGCGGGCTTTCCGTGGTGGCGATCGCCTCGATATTGAAGCGCTCGAAAAGGGCGCGCGGGCGGAACTCCGGCTTCTTGAGGCAGGCATCGATATGCTCGTAATACTCATCGGCCGTCTTTGCCGAAAGGGGGACGTCCAGGCCGAAAACTTCCTGAAAGGAGTGGTCCAGCCACAGGCGGCTGGGCGTGCCGCGAAACAGATGATAGTTCTGCGCGAAAAGCCGCCAGATCTCGCGCCCGTCGGTCTCGCCGACGCTGCCGTCGGCCCTCGGCACGCCGAGCGCGTCGAGGCTGATCCCTTGCGAGAACAGCATCCGAAAGACGTAGTGATCGGGCGTCACGAAAAGCCGGGCGGGATCGGGAAAGGCTTCGTCCTCGGCATACCAGCGGGGATCGGTATGGCCGTGCGGGCTGACGATGGGAAGCGCCTTGACCTCCTCGTACAGGCCCCGCGCCAGGCTGCGTGTGCGCGCCTCCGCCGGAAACAGCCTGTCTTCGTCCAAAAGCGCCAAAGCCTTGCTCCTCCCCAGGATTTCCGTGCGGCTTGCGTTAATCTGGTAATCTAATATGTTAGTATGCATTACGAGTCAACGGAGGCTGATGTGCTCGAACAACTTCCACGCCGCCAGATCGAGGAGTTGCGTGCCCCGTCGGTGACGGATCTCGTTTTCGACACGCTGTACCGGCAGGTGGTGGAGTTGAAGATCGAGCCAGGCACCAAGCTCTCGGAAGCGGAAGTCTCCAAGCTCATGGGCGTCTCGCGCCAGCCCGTGCGCGATGCCTTCTACCGCCTGTCGCAGCTCGGCTTCCTGCTGGTGCGCCCGCAGCGGGCGACGACGGTGACGCAGATCTCGGTGCGCGCGGTGCACGAGGCGCGGTTCGTGCGCACGGCGCTGGAGCTGGAAACGGTGCGGGCCGCCGCCGCCCGCCTGGAAAAGCCGCAGATTCAGGAGCTCGACGCCCTCATCGACGAGCAGCGCAAGGCGGTGAAGGCCGGCGACAAGGTCCTGTTTCACGAGTTGGACGACGATTTCCACAGGCGGATCTGCCATATGTCCGGCCATGGCTACACCTGGAAGCTCATCCGCGACTACAAGGCGCATATGGATCGGGTGCGCTATCTCAGCCTTTCCTTCGGGGCGGAGCTGGCGCTCAACGACCACATTGCGCTGATGGACGCGTTGCGTGTGCATGATGTCGAGGGTGCTGCCACGGTCATCCGTGAGCACCTGTCGCGCATCTCCGGCATCATCGGCCGCATCCGGGAAAGCCACGGGCAGTATTTCCTCGACGAGGAATAGGTCCCCCGCCTCACCCACCCTATCTCGTCACCGCAAACGGGCCGAAGGGCGCCGGTGTTCGCCCTTATCCTCCTTCTCCCCGTTCACGGGGTCTGAAGGACGGGCCGAGACCCGTGGCTCGATCCCGCCGGTACCTGCAGGCGGATAAGGGCGGCACCGACCTCCGCGGTGTACGCCGGCAAGACGGCAAAAGCATCGCTCTGCGCCAAATTTCATATATGAACTTGCAAGTCACAGATGAATGTCTCATGCTTGGACGGTCGGGAGGAGCATCGACCGGCGGCTGTCGTCTCGAACGACGCGCCCCCAGCTGCCTCCGAAGCCCGACGTAAGGGAGGTATGACCAATGAACGATCCTGGGAAGACGGCAAGCGCCGCTTCGCCGGCAGCGCTGTCCGAAGCCTCGCCGGCTGCCACCGAGAAATAATCCCATGCAAGAACCCTATACCCTGCCCCTCGACGGGCTGGTCGTGATCGACATGAGCCAGTTCCTGTCCGGCCCCTATTGTTCGCTGCGGCTCATGGATCTGGGCGCGCGCGTTATCAAGATCGAGCGGCCGGACCAGGGCGACCTGTCGCGCCGTCTCTATCTGAGCGATACGGAGATCGGCGGCGATTCGACCATTTTCCACGCCATCAACCGGGGCAAGGAAAGCCTCGCCATCGACCTGAAGAACGAGGCCGATCTGGCGGCGCTGAAGAAGCTGATCGCCGGCGCCGACGTGCTGATCCAGAACTTCCGGCCGGGC
This sequence is a window from Nitratireductor thuwali. Protein-coding genes within it:
- a CDS encoding GntR family transcriptional regulator, encoding MLEQLPRRQIEELRAPSVTDLVFDTLYRQVVELKIEPGTKLSEAEVSKLMGVSRQPVRDAFYRLSQLGFLLVRPQRATTVTQISVRAVHEARFVRTALELETVRAAAARLEKPQIQELDALIDEQRKAVKAGDKVLFHELDDDFHRRICHMSGHGYTWKLIRDYKAHMDRVRYLSLSFGAELALNDHIALMDALRVHDVEGAATVIREHLSRISGIIGRIRESHGQYFLDEE
- the uxaC gene encoding glucuronate isomerase, with the translated sequence MALLDEDRLFPAEARTRSLARGLYEEVKALPIVSPHGHTDPRWYAEDEAFPDPARLFVTPDHYVFRMLFSQGISLDALGVPRADGSVGETDGREIWRLFAQNYHLFRGTPSRLWLDHSFQEVFGLDVPLSAKTADEYYEHIDACLKKPEFRPRALFERFNIEAIATTESPLDDLRWHHMIRQSGWSGKVVTAYRPDAVVDPEFEGFAANVVRFGELTGCDTESWEGYLEAHRRRRAFFKEYGATSTDHGHATARTENLSAQEAARLFAKALVGECTPEEADAFRGHMLTEMARMSLEDGLVMQIHPGAFRNHSTGMMVRHGRDKGFDIPTRTDYVRALKPLLDAVGTEPGLTIIVFTLDETSYARELAPLAGVYPALKLGPAWWFFDSPEGMRRYREMTTETAGFYNTVGFNDDTRAFCSIPARHDVARRVDCAYLATLVAEGRLGLEEAGEVAHDLAYRLAKQAYRL